Proteins found in one Lycium ferocissimum isolate CSIRO_LF1 chromosome 6, AGI_CSIRO_Lferr_CH_V1, whole genome shotgun sequence genomic segment:
- the LOC132059473 gene encoding uncharacterized protein LOC132059473 produces MDEDNAIERRSKSRPVLGNITNQVGTKRPFSSLLGNSSLKSVDRGSENVGSKFVLVDDGNIAKRVCVAPRPCNKISSSKVDVVSGISNLPNQNQDPNLSRVDSSTAISQSIIGDTIENKSACASAIEKKDFEAINDKDCLATGVPVPVPVPALSGTEDHDAVPSCEINEDSEGTESDTDIFPNGPDEQGLDNLVMSQTGSVDFARLPESQESRVKLDTCAGTETCENNSSLSASIESIKACSCTFCTKAAYIWLDLHYQDTKGRISAIKKSQREASLLVERSCKGKEIQKEEGPEKDIEAANLESSLMGHWKSLFQHMEHIFHNEADQLEGSLVTLTDLKDRCKADLDSFNGTSENC; encoded by the exons ATGGATGAAGATAATGCTATTGAAAGGCGTAGCAAAAGTCGTCCTGTTTTGGGAAATATAACAAATCAGGTTGGTACTAAAAGAccattttcttcacttttgGGCAATTCAAGTCTAAAATCTGTAGATAGGGGAAGTGAAAATGTAGGGAGCAAATTTGTTTTGGTTGATGACGGAAATATTGCCAAACGTGTTTGTGTTGCTCCTCGTCCTTGTAACAAGATTTCATCATCAAAGGTAGATGTTGTATCAGGGATTTCAAATTTACCAAATCAAAACCAGGATCCCAATTTGTCACGTGTTGATTCATCTACTGCTATCTCCCAAAGTATAATAGGAGATACCATCGAGAACAAAAGTGCTTGTGCGAGTGCTATTGAAAAGAAAGATTTTGAAGCTATAAATGATAAGGATTGTTTGGCAACTGGGGTGCCGGTGCCAGTGCCAGTGCCAGCATTGTCCGGAACTGAAGACCATGATGCTGTTCCGAGTTGTGAAATTAACGAGGATAGCGAGGGTACTGAAAGTGACACAGATATATTTCCTAATGGCCCTGATGAACAAGGTCTTGATAATCTAGTTATGAGTCAGACTGGGTCAGTAGACTTTGCAAGATTGCCAGAGTCACAGGAATCAAGAGTTAAACTTGACACATGTGCAGGAACAGAAACTTGTGAGAATAATTCAAGTTTAAGTGCTAGCATTGAGTCAATCAAAGCTTGCTCTTGTACCTTTTGCACCAAAG CTGCTTATATATGGTTAGACCTCCATTACCAGGATACCAAGGGTCGGATAAGTG CCATAAAGAAGAGTCAGAGAGAAGCAAGTCTTTTAGTTGAAAGAAGTTGCAAGGGTAAAGAGATTCAGAAGGAGGAGGGTCCAGAAAAGGATATTGAAGCTGCAAATCTAGAGTCAAGTTTAATGGGTCACTGGAAGTCTCTCTTTCAACACATGGAGCATATTTTTCATAACGAAGCTGACCAGCTA GAAGGTAGTTTAGTTACACTGACTGACCTCAAAGATAGATGCAAGGCAGACCTGGATTCGTTCAATGGGACTTCAGAGAACTGCTAG